Proteins encoded by one window of Dehalococcoidales bacterium:
- a CDS encoding ABC transporter permease: MTVITDSIRPHRSLWSDAFIRLKRNRLAITGGIIIIFIALTTIIYPFFSRYDFASQDLNSVLKGPSAAHWLGTDELGRDVLTRLIFGARTSLAVGIFTQLIVIGIGLPLGAISGAAGGKVDNLMMRFVDVVYAFPDLLLIILLRSILGGSIYMIFLAIGLVSWVNVARLVRGQTLALKQRDFVTAARVFGGFGSYITMRHLIPNSLGPIIVAVTFNIPRAIFAEAALAYIGIGVKPPTPSWGAMIRDGNNVIFAAPHLVLFPAIAIAILMLSFTFLGDGLRDALDPRLRR; this comes from the coding sequence GTGACAGTAATTACAGATTCAATCCGGCCGCACCGCAGCCTCTGGAGCGATGCTTTTATCCGGCTCAAGCGGAACCGTCTGGCGATAACCGGCGGCATTATCATCATTTTCATTGCACTTACCACCATCATTTACCCCTTCTTCAGCCGGTATGACTTCGCCAGCCAGGACCTGAACAGTGTCCTCAAGGGCCCCAGCGCGGCACACTGGCTGGGCACGGATGAGCTGGGGAGGGATGTTTTAACGCGGCTGATTTTCGGCGCACGCACCTCCCTGGCGGTAGGCATCTTTACCCAGCTTATAGTAATCGGCATCGGCCTGCCTTTAGGGGCTATTTCCGGCGCCGCCGGCGGTAAAGTAGATAACCTGATGATGCGCTTCGTGGATGTGGTTTACGCCTTCCCGGACCTGCTGCTCATCATCCTTCTGCGCAGCATCCTGGGCGGCAGCATCTACATGATATTCCTGGCCATCGGCCTCGTTTCCTGGGTGAATGTCGCCCGTCTGGTGCGGGGCCAGACCCTGGCTTTGAAGCAGCGTGACTTTGTGACAGCGGCGCGGGTATTCGGCGGCTTCGGCAGCTATATTACCATGCGCCATCTCATCCCCAATTCACTCGGCCCGATTATCGTGGCGGTCACTTTCAACATCCCGCGCGCCATTTTCGCGGAGGCGGCGCTGGCCTACATCGGCATCGGCGTCAAGCCGCCCACACCCAGCTGGGGCGCCATGATAAGGGACGGCAATAACGTTATTTTCGCGGCGCCGCACCTCGTCCTTTTCCCGGCTATCGCCATCGCCATACTGATGTTATCCTTCACCTTCCTGGGTGACGGACTCCGTGACGCCCTTGACCCGAGGTTAAGAAGATGA
- a CDS encoding ABC transporter permease, producing the protein MTKFIIHRIFWLIVVLLVVSFITFSLMHLVPGGPWDKEKTLAPQVVDALNKKYGLDKPFFVQFGDYLVNLLHGDLGVSYSRQDRSVTSILLTGLPKTATLGVVAFALAIIIGIPLGMAAALKQNSIIDYLSVLFSTIFASIPGFVLGILLIIIFSVKLHWLPTGGWGSVKQIIMPAFALATLPAAFIARITRASTLEVMRQDYVRTAQAMGIRQHVILFRHILRNSLIPVITVAGPELAFLISGSFIIENLFSIPGIGRLFVNGVFARDYGLIMGSILFYAFAVAAINLIVDVFYAVIDPRIRFD; encoded by the coding sequence ATGACAAAATTCATAATCCACCGTATATTCTGGCTTATCGTGGTCTTGCTGGTGGTCAGCTTTATCACCTTCTCCCTGATGCATCTCGTCCCCGGCGGGCCGTGGGATAAAGAAAAGACCCTGGCCCCACAGGTGGTGGACGCCCTCAATAAGAAGTACGGGCTGGACAAGCCGTTTTTCGTCCAGTTCGGCGATTATCTGGTAAACCTGCTCCACGGCGATTTGGGGGTATCCTATTCCCGCCAGGACCGCAGCGTGACCTCCATTTTATTGACCGGGCTGCCCAAGACAGCCACCCTGGGAGTAGTAGCTTTCGCCCTGGCTATTATCATCGGCATTCCCCTGGGAATGGCGGCCGCCCTCAAACAAAATTCAATAATTGATTATCTCTCCGTATTATTTTCCACCATTTTTGCCAGTATTCCCGGCTTTGTTTTGGGAATATTGCTTATTATTATTTTTTCCGTGAAGCTGCACTGGCTCCCTACCGGCGGCTGGGGGAGCGTCAAGCAGATTATCATGCCCGCTTTTGCCCTGGCCACCCTGCCGGCCGCTTTCATCGCACGCATTACGCGGGCCAGCACGCTGGAAGTAATGCGGCAGGACTATGTACGCACCGCCCAGGCTATGGGCATCCGGCAGCACGTTATCCTTTTCCGCCATATCCTGCGCAACTCCCTGATACCGGTGATTACCGTGGCCGGCCCGGAGCTGGCTTTCCTTATCTCCGGGTCTTTTATTATTGAAAACCTTTTCTCCATACCCGGCATCGGACGGCTCTTCGTTAACGGGGTCTTCGCGCGCGATTACGGGCTGATCATGGGAAGTATTTTGTTTTATGCGTTCGCGGTAGCCGCCATCAACCTTATCGTTGATGTTTTTTACGCGGTGATAGACCCGCGGATACGTTTTGATTGA
- a CDS encoding peptide ABC transporter substrate-binding protein, giving the protein MVKKLLTLFFSLVVIAALVVLPSCSSSTSSTPQVLRANISGEPSQIDPNRASWSTERTVIMQVFEGLLGFNQDLSLTAVGAKEIPTVANKGISADGKTYTFKLNSKVTWSDGQKVTASDYEYSIKRLFSPDLAAEYTSFYFDIVGGETYYSAIDADDATKAQLKDAIGVKAIDDTTLEIKLYAPRPTFLQLMALWPVYPVRQDIIEQYGDQWTEPAHYIGNGPFIMTEWAHEDHITLVKNTNYWGTKPKLDQVVLKMITDINSEYAAYLNNELDISQVPAGIEQSVMDDATLSKEILRYPELVTFAFQFNVNVEPFNNKNLRKALNAAIDRESFINNVRAGVGQPAYSWIPPGMPGYDASLGADYHFNVTKAKEFLVAAGYKEDGSDVPELRLQYADTGVNPTIAQFVQNQIKVNLGIDVSIEPMERKAFTEAVNAEQYTWAWYGWGADYPDPDNWLPELFGTGAGNNHTGYSNGAFDDLCVQAKQELDNTKRLALWADAQAMIVDDAPVLFIQYRERFRLVKPSVQGLKYTGMDGDAPGDMFFANVYIK; this is encoded by the coding sequence ATGGTCAAGAAATTACTTACTCTTTTCTTCTCTCTTGTGGTAATTGCCGCGCTGGTGGTGCTTCCCTCCTGTTCTTCATCCACCTCCTCCACGCCGCAAGTACTGCGCGCCAATATCTCGGGAGAGCCTTCCCAGATCGATCCCAACCGCGCCTCATGGTCCACCGAGCGCACCGTTATCATGCAGGTCTTTGAAGGGCTGCTCGGCTTCAACCAGGACCTGAGCCTCACCGCCGTCGGCGCTAAGGAAATCCCCACCGTGGCCAACAAGGGCATCTCCGCCGATGGCAAGACCTACACCTTCAAACTGAACTCCAAGGTCACCTGGAGCGACGGCCAGAAGGTCACCGCAAGCGACTATGAATACAGTATTAAACGCCTTTTCAGCCCCGACCTGGCGGCTGAATACACATCGTTCTATTTCGACATCGTCGGCGGTGAAACTTACTATTCGGCTATCGATGCCGATGACGCCACCAAAGCACAGCTCAAGGATGCTATCGGTGTTAAAGCTATCGATGACACCACCCTGGAAATCAAACTTTACGCCCCCCGCCCCACCTTCCTGCAATTGATGGCCCTCTGGCCCGTTTACCCCGTTCGCCAGGACATCATCGAGCAGTACGGCGACCAGTGGACGGAGCCGGCGCATTACATCGGCAACGGCCCCTTCATCATGACGGAATGGGCGCATGAAGACCATATCACCCTGGTGAAGAACACCAATTACTGGGGCACCAAACCCAAGCTGGACCAGGTGGTCCTCAAGATGATTACGGATATCAACTCGGAGTATGCCGCCTACCTGAACAACGAGCTGGATATCTCCCAGGTCCCGGCCGGCATCGAACAATCCGTCATGGACGACGCGACCCTGAGTAAAGAAATCCTGCGTTATCCGGAGCTGGTCACCTTCGCCTTCCAGTTCAACGTCAACGTGGAGCCTTTTAATAACAAGAACCTGCGCAAGGCGCTGAACGCCGCCATTGACCGCGAGTCTTTCATCAATAACGTGCGGGCGGGCGTAGGCCAACCGGCTTACAGCTGGATTCCGCCGGGCATGCCTGGCTACGATGCCAGCCTGGGGGCCGACTACCACTTTAACGTGACCAAAGCCAAAGAGTTCCTGGTGGCCGCCGGCTACAAAGAGGACGGCAGCGATGTGCCGGAACTGCGGCTCCAGTATGCCGATACCGGCGTCAACCCGACGATTGCCCAGTTCGTCCAGAACCAGATTAAAGTCAACCTGGGCATCGACGTTTCTATTGAGCCGATGGAGCGCAAGGCCTTCACCGAGGCCGTCAACGCCGAGCAATACACCTGGGCGTGGTACGGCTGGGGCGCGGACTATCCCGACCCCGATAACTGGCTGCCGGAACTGTTCGGCACCGGCGCCGGCAACAACCACACCGGCTACAGCAACGGGGCCTTCGATGATCTTTGTGTTCAGGCCAAGCAAGAGCTTGACAATACCAAACGTCTGGCGCTGTGGGCCGACGCTCAGGCAATGATCGTGGATGATGCTCCCGTCCTCTTCATCCAGTACCGCGAGCGTTTCCGCCTGGTTAAACCTTCCGTCCAGGGTCTGAAATACACCGGCATGGACGGGGACGCCCCCGGCGACATGTTCTTCGCCAACGTCTATATAAAGTAA